One window from the genome of Mus musculus strain C57BL/6J chromosome 15 genomic patch of type FIX, GRCm38.p6 PATCHES MG74_PATCH encodes:
- the Anxa13 gene encoding annexin A13 — MGNRHAKERSHHHGFDADRDAKKLYKACKGMGTDEAAIIEVLSSRTSEERQQIKQKYKEKYGKDLEEVLNSELSGNFKKTALALLDRPNEYAARQLQKAMKGVGTDEAMLIEILCTRSNKEIVAIKEAYQRLFGRSLESDVKEDTSGNLRKILVSLLQASRDEEDTVDKELAGQDAKDLYDAGEGRWGTDELAFNEVLAKRSYKQLRATFQAYQILIGKDMEETIEEETSGDLKKAYLTIVRCAQDLEGYFADLLYKAMKGMGTDEETLIRIIVTRAEVDLQGIKAKFQEKYQKSLSDMVHSDTSGDFRKLLVALLH, encoded by the exons GAACGGATGAAGCAGCCATCATTGAAGTCTTATCCAGCAGGACATCGGAGGAGAGGCAACAGATAAAGCAGAAGTACAAGGAGAAGTATGGCAAG GACTTAGAGGAGGTGCTTAACAGTGAACTGAGTGGAAACTTCAAGAAGACAGCTTTGGCCCTTCTGGATCGGCCCAATGAGTACGCCGCACGGCAGCTGCAGAAAGCTATGAAGGGCGTAGGCACCGACGAGGCCATGCTCATAGAGATCCTATGCACACGAAGCAACAAG GAAATTGTCGCCATCAAAGAAGCTTACCAAAGGC tattTGGCAGGAGCCTTGAATCTGATGTCAAAGAAGACACAAGTGGAAACCTGAGAAAGATTCTGGTGTCCCTGTTACAG GCCAGTCGTGATGAAGAAGACACTGTGGACAAGGAATTGGCTGGTCAGGATGCCAAAGATTTGTATGAT GCAGGCGAAGGTCGCTGGGGCACTGACGAACTTGCCTTCAATGAAGTCCTGGCCAAGAGGAGCTACAAGCAGTTGCGCGCCACCTTTCAAGCTTATCAGATT CTCATTGGCAAAGACATGGAAGAAACCATTGAAGAAGAGACATCGGGAGACTTGAAGAAGGCCTATTTAACTATAG tGAGATGTGCCCAGGACCTTGAGGGCTATTTTGCTGACCTACTATACAAGGCCATGAAGGGTATGGGGACAGATGAGGAGACATTAATTCGCATCATTGTGACCAGAGCAGAG GTGGACCTGCAGGGGATAAAGGCCAAGTTCCAGGAGAAGTATCAGAAGTCTCTCTCTGACATGGTTCACTCAGATACCTCTGGGGACTTCCGGAAACTGCTGGTAGCTCTCTTGCACTGA